The following coding sequences lie in one Alloacidobacterium dinghuense genomic window:
- a CDS encoding HEAT repeat domain-containing protein: MKRHLLAIVICASTLALLAQQPKVTNTQFTVEPLGGKLTVAVDRFRQSSEQLWLGYEVAALPQSHLSTCSNWSDTSQMDDGCCGEYRLEENDHSMSSGDRAPVPQNIYILFRLDHGQIIRVRPVMAGCHLDAGGVPFTWLTGVNPDESVAFLAQLATQSSQSDHSKIIDGALLSISYHETPEATHALSQIALSTASMHVREQAAFWLGVQRGHEGFVALQALEKQTTETAFREKLPFDFSQNSDPEAQDELLRMAKSDANPKVREQALFWLAQKAGKKASAAITDAIQNDPETDVKKKAVFALSQLPKDEGVPQLIHVADTNPNPVIRKEAFFWLGQSQDARALAYLEQVLKR, from the coding sequence ATGAAGAGGCATCTACTTGCAATCGTCATCTGCGCATCCACGCTTGCACTTCTGGCGCAGCAACCGAAGGTCACCAACACTCAGTTCACGGTCGAACCGCTAGGAGGGAAACTCACCGTTGCGGTGGACCGATTTCGCCAATCAAGTGAGCAACTCTGGCTGGGATATGAAGTGGCGGCTCTTCCACAATCGCATCTATCTACGTGTTCAAACTGGTCAGATACATCACAGATGGACGATGGATGTTGCGGTGAATATCGACTGGAAGAGAATGACCACAGCATGAGCAGTGGCGACCGCGCGCCGGTTCCACAGAACATCTATATTCTTTTTCGCTTGGATCACGGTCAAATTATCAGGGTCAGGCCAGTTATGGCCGGATGCCATCTCGATGCGGGCGGTGTTCCATTCACGTGGTTAACCGGAGTCAATCCGGATGAGAGCGTCGCATTTCTTGCTCAACTCGCGACGCAGTCATCGCAATCGGATCACTCCAAAATTATCGATGGCGCACTCCTGTCGATCAGCTATCACGAGACGCCGGAAGCCACGCATGCTCTCTCTCAAATCGCATTATCGACTGCGTCTATGCATGTGCGTGAGCAGGCAGCGTTCTGGCTGGGAGTGCAACGCGGGCACGAAGGCTTCGTAGCCTTGCAAGCTCTGGAAAAGCAAACTACCGAAACAGCATTTCGAGAGAAGCTGCCATTTGACTTCTCGCAAAACTCCGATCCCGAAGCGCAAGATGAATTGTTGCGGATGGCGAAATCCGACGCCAACCCTAAGGTGCGAGAACAGGCTCTCTTCTGGTTGGCTCAGAAGGCCGGCAAGAAAGCAAGCGCCGCAATCACCGATGCGATTCAGAATGACCCTGAGACGGATGTAAAGAAGAAGGCTGTCTTTGCCCTCAGCCAATTGCCAAAGGATGAAGGCGTACCACAGCTCATTCATGTAGCAGATACAAACCCGAATCCCGTGATCCGCAAAGAGGCCTTCTTCTGGCTGGGACAATCCCAGGATGCCCGCGCCCTGGCATATTTGGAGCAGGTGCTGAAGCGATAA
- a CDS encoding HEAT repeat domain-containing protein has protein sequence MRTTHWFWSVALCGALLLPVPGASALIFQPSEGDAAQANAREDQLYADATRAINESRWSDAESLLNQVVDQHGRRADGALYWKAYAENKEGNSSDALKTCSDLRLSFPKSNWLKECNALEIEIRGKSGSPVQPQAEQDEDLKLLALNSLMQSGDANALPILQHILEGQQSERLKERALFVLAQDQSKQAQDLLGQIIRGEKDPNLQVKAINLLAVTKGNKAADTLADIYARSTNESVKRAVLNSYLVMNAPDKLVQVAQHESDPELARHAISELGALGAVSQLSTLYQATSSKDVKAAVINAFVPAGAKGAEALSAIASSEQDPELRRKAIRNLGVVGGSSSVPTLMSIYSKSTDEESKKAVLDALFVAGDAHDLVALARSEKDPSAKRDIVGKLAVMHNKEATDYMIEVLNK, from the coding sequence ATGAGAACAACCCATTGGTTTTGGTCTGTCGCACTTTGCGGCGCCTTGTTACTGCCGGTTCCAGGTGCCTCGGCGCTCATCTTTCAGCCCTCTGAAGGCGATGCAGCGCAGGCGAACGCGCGTGAGGATCAGCTTTACGCCGACGCGACCCGCGCCATCAATGAGAGCCGCTGGTCGGATGCGGAGTCGCTGCTCAACCAAGTAGTTGATCAACATGGCCGTCGCGCCGATGGTGCTCTCTACTGGAAGGCCTACGCGGAGAACAAGGAGGGCAATTCTTCTGATGCCCTGAAGACGTGCTCTGATCTTCGCCTGTCGTTTCCAAAGAGTAATTGGCTCAAGGAATGCAATGCGCTCGAAATCGAAATCCGCGGCAAGAGTGGCAGCCCTGTCCAGCCGCAAGCGGAGCAGGATGAAGATCTTAAGTTGCTCGCCCTGAACTCGCTGATGCAAAGTGGAGATGCGAATGCTCTGCCAATCCTTCAGCACATCCTGGAAGGGCAACAGTCTGAGCGCCTGAAAGAGCGCGCCCTCTTTGTGCTTGCACAGGATCAGTCGAAGCAGGCACAGGATTTGCTTGGGCAGATCATTCGCGGCGAAAAGGATCCTAACCTGCAGGTCAAGGCCATTAATCTGCTCGCGGTCACCAAGGGAAATAAAGCTGCTGACACGCTTGCAGATATTTACGCTCGGTCAACCAACGAGTCTGTCAAGAGAGCTGTTCTGAATTCCTACCTCGTGATGAATGCGCCCGACAAGTTAGTACAGGTGGCGCAGCACGAATCCGATCCCGAACTGGCGCGGCATGCTATTTCAGAACTCGGCGCTCTCGGCGCTGTCTCCCAGCTATCGACCCTGTATCAGGCGACCAGTAGCAAAGACGTCAAGGCGGCGGTGATCAACGCATTTGTTCCCGCCGGCGCCAAAGGAGCCGAGGCACTGAGCGCAATCGCTTCGTCTGAACAGGATCCTGAGCTTCGCCGCAAGGCGATCCGGAATCTGGGAGTCGTCGGCGGCTCTTCCTCGGTTCCAACATTAATGTCGATCTATTCCAAAAGCACAGATGAAGAATCGAAGAAGGCTGTGCTCGACGCGTTGTTCGTTGCCGGGGACGCACACGATCTTGTCGCGCTCGCACGCTCTGAGAAAGATCCTTCCGCAAAGCGAGATATCGTCGGAAAGCTCGCGGTGATGCACAACAAGGAAGCGACCGACTACATGATTGAAGTTCTCAACAAATAA
- a CDS encoding RNA polymerase sigma factor encodes MGNDDYALIRTVLAGDKDAYGQLVARHSQSVFRVAFRITENEADAEEVVQEAFLRGYRGLEGFDARSNFRTWLYRIAMNCALDVLNKHRNQAVMPITEEYDGEQAAIQLQDRTAGPDRLLLSQEIEARRQAAMEKLTPTERVAFVLRHMEDRSTEEIAIALGIAPNAAKQAVFRAVQKMRQSLAPLWVKS; translated from the coding sequence ATGGGGAATGACGACTACGCGCTCATCCGGACCGTTCTAGCCGGAGACAAGGACGCATATGGCCAGCTCGTGGCACGCCACAGTCAAAGTGTATTTCGTGTCGCCTTCCGCATTACGGAAAACGAGGCCGACGCCGAAGAGGTTGTGCAGGAAGCATTCCTCCGAGGCTATCGCGGCCTCGAAGGTTTCGATGCCCGATCCAACTTTCGTACTTGGCTCTACAGGATTGCTATGAACTGCGCACTCGATGTCTTGAACAAACATAGGAACCAGGCGGTGATGCCCATTACCGAGGAATACGACGGTGAGCAGGCAGCCATTCAACTCCAGGACCGCACCGCCGGACCCGACCGGCTTCTGCTCAGCCAGGAGATCGAGGCGCGTAGACAAGCCGCCATGGAAAAACTGACGCCGACCGAGCGCGTCGCCTTCGTTCTTCGCCACATGGAAGACCGCTCAACAGAAGAGATTGCAATCGCACTCGGAATCGCGCCGAACGCAGCAAAGCAGGCCGTGTTTCGCGCAGTACAAAAAATGCGGCAGTCGCTCGCGCCGCTTTGGGTGAAGTCATGA
- a CDS encoding Tex family protein, which produces MSNAKSLSPEILLHIAQTLNLPVRGLASVIELLDEGGTVPFIARYRKEATGNLDEVQIRNIEEKLAYFRELEDRRTTILSSISEQGKLTDELKARIEAILDKSELEDLYLPYKPKRRTKATIAREKGLERLAQYLWAQQPGAQTLDSMAPMFVNAEFGVTTVEDALEGARHIVAEWISEVADLRKALRQLMFDEGVVISRKSLDASDEHEKFKMYYEYKEPVKTIPSHRMLAIRRGESENVLYFLIELETQRPLAVIQSHVLRQAGDWTRQLELACEDAWQRLLNSSIQAEIRLELKQRSDVEAIQVFRDNLYHLLLAPPAGPISVLGIDPGLRTGCKIAVVDETGKMLAHDVIYPHTSKHGIAESNQKLENLLRQHNVRAIAIGNGTASRETDSFVRDFLREKQLHEIFSVTVSESGASVYSASDIARQEFPDLDLTVRGAISIARRLQDPLSELVKVDPKSIGVGQYQHDVDQRRLQESLENVIESCVNRVGVDLNTSSWTLLRYVAGVTERTAINIVNHRNENGRFRSRAEILEVSGVGPKTFEQAAGFLRIRNGDNPLDMTAVHPESYPVVEQIAQSLQTPIGEIIRSPELLEKVDRTQLKAGAFTLNDILDELRKPGRDPRDKFVAPNFHEGVREISDLQVGMVLEGIVTNVTKFGAFVDIGVHQDGLVHISELSNRFIKEPSEAVKAGQIVKVKVLSVEEKTRRISLSMKALMEPGRQPAPKAKQPAKSQPTLNDKLAALSTKWRVH; this is translated from the coding sequence ATGAGCAACGCAAAATCTCTTTCGCCTGAAATTCTTCTTCATATTGCTCAAACTCTTAACCTTCCCGTTCGCGGTCTTGCTTCCGTGATTGAGCTGCTCGATGAGGGCGGAACGGTTCCCTTTATTGCCCGCTATCGCAAAGAGGCTACTGGGAACCTTGACGAGGTGCAGATTCGCAACATCGAAGAAAAGCTCGCCTACTTTCGCGAGCTGGAGGATCGACGCACAACGATTTTGTCTTCCATCTCAGAACAGGGCAAGTTGACCGATGAGTTAAAGGCGCGCATCGAAGCCATCCTCGACAAGAGTGAGCTCGAAGATCTTTACCTTCCCTACAAACCTAAACGACGGACAAAGGCGACGATAGCGCGAGAAAAAGGGCTGGAGCGATTGGCGCAATATCTGTGGGCGCAGCAACCCGGCGCGCAGACACTTGACAGCATGGCTCCAATGTTTGTGAACGCAGAATTCGGAGTGACAACGGTTGAGGATGCACTTGAAGGGGCGCGGCATATCGTTGCCGAGTGGATCAGCGAAGTTGCAGATCTGCGCAAAGCTCTCCGGCAGCTGATGTTCGATGAGGGCGTAGTGATCAGCCGCAAGTCTCTCGACGCCAGCGACGAGCATGAAAAGTTCAAGATGTATTACGAATACAAAGAACCAGTGAAAACGATTCCCTCTCATCGGATGCTGGCTATTCGTCGCGGCGAAAGCGAGAACGTACTTTACTTTCTTATTGAGCTTGAGACGCAGCGACCTCTTGCCGTCATACAGTCGCATGTCCTTCGTCAGGCGGGCGATTGGACCAGGCAACTGGAACTGGCCTGCGAGGACGCATGGCAGCGATTGCTCAACTCCTCGATTCAGGCGGAGATTCGCCTTGAGCTGAAACAACGCTCTGATGTTGAGGCGATCCAGGTTTTTCGCGACAACCTTTATCACTTACTGCTGGCGCCACCTGCAGGACCGATCTCCGTTCTCGGTATTGATCCTGGCTTGCGCACGGGTTGCAAAATTGCCGTTGTCGATGAGACGGGAAAGATGCTGGCGCATGACGTGATCTATCCACATACCTCGAAGCACGGCATTGCGGAATCGAATCAAAAGCTGGAGAACCTTCTGCGTCAACACAACGTGCGCGCAATCGCTATTGGTAATGGAACAGCTTCACGGGAAACGGATTCATTCGTAAGGGATTTTCTGCGGGAAAAGCAGCTTCACGAAATCTTTTCAGTCACGGTCAGCGAGTCAGGCGCAAGCGTCTATTCTGCTTCTGACATTGCCCGGCAGGAATTTCCTGATCTCGATCTCACCGTGCGCGGAGCCATCTCCATTGCTCGGCGTCTTCAGGATCCACTTTCGGAGTTGGTTAAAGTCGATCCGAAATCGATCGGTGTCGGTCAGTATCAGCATGATGTCGACCAGCGGCGCTTGCAAGAGTCTCTTGAAAACGTAATCGAAAGCTGCGTGAATCGCGTTGGCGTGGATCTCAATACTTCATCGTGGACACTGCTGCGCTATGTTGCTGGAGTGACCGAGCGCACGGCGATCAATATCGTCAATCATCGCAATGAGAATGGACGGTTTCGCTCCCGCGCAGAAATACTTGAAGTTTCAGGCGTCGGTCCAAAGACCTTTGAGCAAGCGGCTGGATTTCTTCGCATTCGCAATGGAGACAATCCGCTCGATATGACAGCTGTGCATCCTGAGTCCTATCCCGTCGTCGAGCAGATCGCACAATCATTGCAAACGCCGATTGGCGAAATAATCCGCAGTCCTGAACTGCTTGAGAAGGTTGACCGCACGCAGCTCAAAGCAGGTGCTTTTACGCTGAACGACATTCTCGATGAACTGCGCAAGCCCGGCCGCGATCCACGCGACAAGTTCGTCGCCCCCAATTTTCATGAGGGCGTGAGGGAAATCTCAGACCTGCAAGTCGGAATGGTGCTCGAAGGCATAGTGACCAATGTGACGAAATTCGGCGCCTTCGTTGATATTGGCGTGCATCAGGATGGCCTCGTGCATATCAGCGAACTGTCGAATCGGTTCATTAAAGAACCATCGGAAGCCGTTAAGGCCGGACAGATCGTGAAAGTAAAGGTACTGAGCGTGGAGGAGAAGACGAGACGCATTTCGCTTTCGATGAAGGCGTTGATGGAACCTGGCAGGCAGCCCGCACCAAAAGCAAAGCAACCAGCAAAATCACAACCCACTCTGAATGACAAACTCGCAGCGCTCTCCACGAAGTGGAGAGTGCATTAG
- a CDS encoding tetratricopeptide repeat protein → MKQWISVVLLAVSAPLAFGVAGQDNIEATKQKALAGDPAAQVQVGMSYAFATPRNIKEAVKWMQMAANQGYADGEYRLGGLLDVAVNPQNPTEAVKWYTLAAKQGHKDAEFRLAQMYDRGRGTTKDSAEAAKWYAKAGEQGRADAQFRLGEMYEQGDGVKQDYAAAMNWYMEAAKQNRPEAEYKVGYLFEKGQGVTKNTQQAIAWYEKADKLGYPDAHDALKALEDQ, encoded by the coding sequence ATGAAGCAATGGATTTCAGTGGTATTGCTAGCTGTAAGTGCGCCGCTGGCGTTTGGCGTAGCAGGTCAGGACAACATCGAGGCAACCAAGCAGAAGGCGCTTGCCGGAGATCCGGCTGCTCAAGTGCAGGTTGGCATGTCGTACGCGTTTGCTACGCCGCGAAATATCAAGGAAGCGGTCAAGTGGATGCAGATGGCGGCAAACCAAGGCTACGCCGATGGCGAATATCGTCTCGGCGGATTGCTCGACGTAGCCGTAAACCCGCAGAATCCAACCGAAGCAGTGAAGTGGTACACGCTAGCTGCCAAGCAAGGCCATAAGGACGCCGAGTTCAGGCTTGCCCAGATGTATGATCGCGGACGCGGAACGACGAAGGATTCTGCAGAGGCCGCGAAGTGGTATGCCAAGGCCGGAGAGCAGGGGCGCGCCGACGCACAATTCAGGCTCGGTGAAATGTACGAGCAGGGGGATGGCGTTAAACAGGACTATGCTGCAGCAATGAACTGGTACATGGAAGCGGCTAAGCAGAACCGTCCCGAGGCAGAATACAAAGTCGGCTATTTATTTGAGAAAGGCCAGGGTGTTACGAAAAACACTCAGCAGGCGATTGCCTGGTACGAGAAGGCCGACAAACTTGGGTATCCCGATGCGCATGATGCACTGAAGGCCCTTGAAGACCAATAG
- a CDS encoding beta strand repeat-containing protein produces MKRVYRPIGIILFVLSLLSLAGQAKAAVVVSPSSVQVKPGAQVQFSATGATIVVWGLSGAGCSGISCGQIDSSGLYTAPAAAPNPPTVTVTATSILDGTMGTATVTIGSATTVAVSISPTSATLSVKGQQQFKATVTGSSNTAVNWTVSGIGCVSGSCGTITSAGLYTAPAIIPNPALASVTATSVADTTKSASATVVIEAASSISVAVSPTTAQVPAGGQQQFTATVSGTTNTAVTWSLTGCSGAACGSISNFGLYTAPATVPASPTVTVVATSAAAPSQSGSAHVTIVAASVLTISPSNPQVKPGAQIQFSATGPQSGVVLWSVTGNGCFGITCGQISSTGLYTAPTTAPSPNTVVVTATSLSNATIKGSTTVTISAPSSVSVSLTPTTAQVNVSAQQQFKATVTGSTNTAVTWSVTGLGCTGSTCGTISTAGLYTAPSTVPNPSFVTVTATSSADSTKSASATVIIMQQISVAVTPNPVQVAENASQQFTAKVTGAANTAVTWTLHGSGCSGSACGTITASGLYTAPASVPNPAQVTVTATSVADGITTGTATVTVIVPVIVTVSPTNAIVAVSTTQQFRSSVAGSSNTAVTWSVSGTGCSGSTCGTISTAGLYTAPASLPSPATVTVKATSQANTSASASATVTLVSTNNSKLDGQYAFFFTGFDSNGVYQAAGSFTANGQGRITTGTEDVNNVAAPATDLAITGTYTVSSDNRGTMTINSPLGAFTYKFALNLLGNKGRFVSFDQSGVRGSGVILKQDPTAFDPSVLANGYVMGLSGSDMGGARVGALGLMFPDGIGFIAGSTLDVNDGGSVSPTFASFNGIYTVDSTGRGTATLLIPGFGGGTVDFALYVVSANEFLMVSVDPIFQNGVIIGGPAVLQNGAPFTSSSFKGGSIFNLSGTNGSAPEDMVGRLQFDGTVNVGVTFDQNNGGNITVGGSMTGAYDLELNGRGTLNLNSPSTGPIIWYVYATGPNQGFVMDASTAAASVGQMDPVTIVPPFSNSDALGTYLLGSGEPIVQAVPLYSGESSFDGSSNVRGQGTLAGAEDISKSSALSPNQTLAGTYSVSAVSNNGRGSILLTSPSAATIALWVISPSEMVGLDVDATVTQPTILHFEQ; encoded by the coding sequence ATGAAGCGGGTTTATAGGCCAATTGGGATCATACTCTTCGTACTCTCCCTCCTCAGTCTGGCGGGTCAGGCTAAAGCGGCAGTGGTTGTCTCGCCGAGTTCAGTCCAGGTGAAGCCTGGCGCCCAGGTACAGTTCAGCGCGACTGGAGCCACGATCGTAGTATGGGGTCTTTCGGGTGCTGGCTGCAGTGGCATCAGCTGCGGGCAAATCGACTCAAGTGGTCTCTACACGGCTCCTGCCGCCGCACCAAACCCGCCAACGGTTACGGTGACGGCGACCTCCATTCTTGACGGCACTATGGGGACCGCGACTGTTACGATCGGGTCCGCGACTACGGTTGCCGTTTCGATCTCTCCCACTAGCGCCACGCTTTCTGTTAAGGGACAGCAGCAATTCAAGGCAACCGTTACAGGAAGTTCTAACACTGCGGTGAATTGGACGGTGTCGGGCATCGGCTGCGTATCCGGATCGTGCGGGACGATCACCTCTGCCGGCCTTTACACGGCGCCTGCAATAATTCCGAATCCAGCTCTGGCTTCGGTGACGGCAACGTCCGTTGCTGATACTACGAAGTCCGCTTCGGCCACCGTGGTAATCGAAGCCGCTTCTTCCATTTCAGTTGCCGTCTCTCCCACTACTGCACAAGTGCCGGCCGGAGGTCAGCAGCAGTTCACGGCAACAGTGAGCGGTACCACCAACACAGCGGTCACCTGGAGTTTAACAGGGTGCAGCGGTGCCGCATGCGGCTCGATATCGAACTTCGGCTTATACACCGCACCCGCAACCGTACCCGCGTCACCAACTGTCACCGTCGTCGCGACCTCGGCCGCAGCACCTAGCCAGTCAGGTTCGGCACACGTAACCATAGTCGCCGCTTCAGTACTTACGATCTCGCCAAGCAATCCTCAGGTAAAGCCTGGCGCTCAGATACAGTTCAGCGCGACCGGTCCGCAAAGTGGGGTTGTTCTCTGGAGTGTGACAGGAAATGGATGCTTCGGCATCACCTGCGGGCAAATCAGCTCAACCGGCCTTTACACGGCTCCCACGACCGCACCGAGTCCCAATACTGTAGTCGTCACCGCGACATCGCTCTCGAATGCCACCATAAAGGGCTCGACGACTGTAACCATTTCAGCACCTTCCTCGGTGAGCGTAAGCCTCACGCCCACTACGGCACAAGTGAACGTAAGTGCCCAACAGCAATTTAAGGCCACGGTTACAGGATCGACCAACACAGCAGTCACATGGAGTGTCACCGGGCTTGGTTGCACCGGCTCGACATGCGGAACTATCAGTACAGCCGGTCTCTATACCGCTCCTTCAACTGTTCCGAATCCTTCGTTTGTGACGGTTACCGCGACATCATCCGCTGACTCTACAAAATCCGCCAGCGCCACCGTCATCATCATGCAGCAAATTTCGGTAGCGGTGACTCCGAATCCGGTGCAGGTTGCGGAAAATGCGAGCCAGCAATTCACCGCGAAAGTGACGGGTGCGGCGAATACAGCGGTGACGTGGACCCTTCACGGCTCCGGTTGCTCTGGATCAGCCTGCGGCACCATCACTGCCAGCGGCTTATACACAGCACCCGCCAGCGTTCCCAATCCGGCCCAAGTTACGGTAACGGCTACATCGGTTGCCGATGGAATAACAACGGGGACAGCAACGGTAACTGTTATTGTGCCTGTAATAGTTACAGTTTCTCCCACAAATGCAATTGTTGCGGTTAGCACGACGCAGCAATTCCGCTCCAGTGTCGCCGGCTCATCCAACACCGCGGTTACGTGGAGTGTGAGCGGAACAGGCTGCTCCGGCAGCACTTGCGGCACGATCAGCACGGCGGGTCTTTACACAGCCCCTGCGAGTTTGCCAAGCCCGGCGACGGTCACGGTAAAAGCCACGTCGCAAGCAAATACATCCGCTTCCGCATCCGCTACGGTGACGCTGGTTTCCACCAACAACTCGAAGCTTGATGGCCAGTACGCCTTCTTCTTCACCGGCTTCGATAGCAACGGCGTCTACCAGGCTGCCGGTTCATTCACCGCAAATGGTCAGGGCCGGATTACAACCGGCACCGAAGACGTGAACAACGTTGCTGCGCCAGCAACGGACCTTGCGATCACAGGTACATACACGGTAAGCAGCGACAACCGGGGCACGATGACGATCAACAGTCCGCTCGGAGCGTTCACCTATAAATTTGCGCTCAACCTGTTAGGTAATAAGGGGCGTTTTGTCAGCTTCGATCAGTCAGGTGTCCGGGGTTCAGGTGTCATCCTGAAGCAGGATCCGACCGCCTTCGATCCTTCTGTTCTGGCGAACGGATATGTGATGGGTCTGTCCGGTTCCGACATGGGCGGCGCTCGCGTCGGAGCTCTCGGCCTCATGTTCCCGGATGGCATCGGCTTCATCGCAGGCAGCACGCTCGATGTGAATGATGGCGGCTCCGTCTCTCCAACCTTCGCCTCCTTCAATGGTATCTACACTGTGGATTCCACGGGTCGCGGCACAGCCACTCTGCTGATTCCAGGTTTCGGCGGCGGAACTGTCGACTTCGCGCTCTACGTTGTCTCTGCGAACGAATTTCTGATGGTCTCTGTCGATCCGATATTCCAGAACGGAGTGATCATCGGCGGACCAGCGGTGCTGCAGAACGGCGCTCCCTTCACTTCATCCTCGTTCAAAGGTGGTTCCATCTTTAATCTCAGTGGCACAAATGGAAGCGCGCCAGAAGACATGGTTGGACGGCTCCAATTCGATGGCACTGTCAATGTGGGTGTCACCTTCGATCAGAACAATGGCGGCAACATCACCGTGGGGGGTTCAATGACCGGGGCATATGACCTTGAGTTGAATGGCCGTGGCACATTGAACCTGAATAGTCCGAGTACCGGACCCATCATCTGGTACGTGTACGCCACAGGTCCGAATCAGGGCTTTGTCATGGATGCATCAACGGCAGCTGCAAGTGTCGGCCAGATGGATCCGGTGACGATTGTGCCACCATTCTCCAACTCCGACGCTCTTGGAACATACCTGCTCGGTTCCGGAGAGCCAATTGTGCAGGCAGTGCCGCTGTACTCGGGCGAGAGCAGCTTTGATGGAAGCAGCAACGTCCGGGGGCAGGGCACGCTAGCTGGTGCAGAGGATATAAGCAAGAGTTCGGCGTTGAGCCCCAATCAAACTCTTGCCGGAACTTACTCCGTCTCAGCGGTCTCCAACAACGGAAGAGGAAGTATCTTGTTGACGTCTCCCAGCGCGGCAACAATCGCGCTCTGGGTGATCAGTCCATCTGAAATGGTTGGACTGGACGTCGATGCAACAGTGACGCAGCCTACAATCCTGCACTTTGAGCAGTAA
- a CDS encoding thioredoxin domain-containing protein: MNSRLRCACLLVVGLSLSAVANLWGQSDPDPKGVVAKVSGDNLTYADLQRSEGGKLLQAKYQYYLNERKALEELIDNQLLADEAKRRNISLDQLLNAEVYKDVKDPTEDQLEVYYEGLDTQEPYASVRDEVLQHIRELRRAKARAAFVDNLRKQANINILLTPPVADVDIAKAYAKGSPDAQVTLVEFADYECPYCQKVNPQIQQMKKEYGDKLTIVYKDFPLPMHHTSEKAAEAARCAGEQGKFWEYHDVLFYSKQTDVAALKEHAQVLRLDTDRFDACLDNGTEAAAVKKDLEEAKGLGLTGTPSFFVNGHFFSGVVDLGTLKDMVNQQLNLAATTHAKQQVSQK, encoded by the coding sequence ATGAATAGTAGATTACGTTGCGCCTGCTTGCTGGTTGTGGGCTTGAGTCTGAGCGCTGTAGCGAACCTGTGGGGACAGAGTGACCCGGATCCAAAAGGAGTGGTCGCCAAAGTGAGCGGTGACAACCTGACGTATGCAGATTTGCAACGCAGTGAAGGCGGCAAGCTTCTGCAGGCGAAGTACCAGTATTACCTGAATGAGCGGAAGGCACTGGAGGAACTGATTGATAACCAGTTGCTGGCGGATGAGGCAAAGAGGAGAAACATTTCGCTTGATCAGCTGTTGAACGCCGAAGTTTACAAGGACGTGAAGGATCCAACCGAGGATCAGCTCGAGGTGTACTACGAAGGCCTTGATACACAGGAACCATACGCTTCAGTTCGGGATGAAGTATTGCAGCATATCCGCGAATTGCGCCGCGCCAAGGCGCGCGCTGCGTTTGTCGACAATTTACGCAAGCAGGCGAATATCAACATCCTGCTCACGCCTCCCGTCGCCGATGTGGACATCGCGAAGGCCTATGCTAAAGGCTCGCCGGATGCACAGGTGACTCTGGTTGAGTTTGCGGACTACGAATGCCCCTACTGCCAGAAGGTCAATCCCCAAATCCAGCAGATGAAAAAGGAATATGGCGACAAGCTGACCATCGTGTACAAGGACTTCCCTCTGCCCATGCACCATACGTCAGAAAAGGCCGCGGAAGCAGCCCGTTGCGCCGGCGAGCAGGGGAAATTCTGGGAGTACCACGACGTTCTGTTTTACAGCAAGCAGACAGACGTAGCGGCTCTCAAAGAGCATGCACAAGTTCTTAGACTGGATACGGATCGCTTCGATGCGTGCTTGGACAACGGAACAGAAGCAGCCGCAGTAAAGAAGGATCTGGAAGAAGCGAAGGGCCTGGGATTAACGGGCACTCCCAGCTTCTTTGTGAATGGCCATTTCTTTAGCGGAGTGGTTGACTTGGGCACTCTCAAAGACATGGTGAACCAGCAACTGAATCTTGCTGCGACCACGCACGCAAAGCAGCAGGTTTCACAGAAATAA
- a CDS encoding helix-turn-helix transcriptional regulator, with translation MTVSTPGFILLDAKLHPVAYNSEAVQILCFPMKPDRVKQVPLFLSDKIRSSLLNRHVSGEPEFVREYKSGQRLYTCRAFHVDSGGVGERKMPFDVALLLERHLSGVAALGDLSRQFDLTARECETVALLLEGLTSKEIAARMNISPNTVKAFLRLVMVKMDVSTRSGIVGKFVGPMP, from the coding sequence ATGACGGTTTCGACTCCGGGGTTTATTCTGCTTGATGCGAAGCTCCACCCCGTCGCTTATAATTCTGAGGCAGTTCAGATTCTCTGTTTTCCGATGAAGCCGGACCGTGTTAAGCAGGTTCCGCTCTTTCTCTCCGACAAGATCCGTTCAAGCCTTCTCAATCGGCACGTTTCCGGCGAACCTGAGTTCGTTCGGGAATACAAGTCCGGTCAACGCCTTTATACCTGTCGCGCCTTTCATGTTGATAGTGGGGGCGTAGGCGAACGCAAGATGCCTTTCGATGTTGCTTTGCTGCTGGAGCGGCACCTGTCCGGTGTTGCGGCTCTGGGCGATCTGTCGCGTCAGTTTGACCTGACCGCTCGCGAATGCGAAACCGTAGCGCTTCTCCTCGAAGGCCTGACGAGTAAGGAGATCGCTGCTCGGATGAACATTAGCCCCAATACGGTCAAAGCATTTCTTCGCCTGGTGATGGTCAAGATGGATGTATCGACACGGTCGGGAATCGTTGGCAAATTCGTAGGTCCGATGCCCTAA